The following proteins come from a genomic window of Fibrobacter sp. UWEL:
- a CDS encoding BMP family ABC transporter substrate-binding protein — MKQFALITLAIVIAIVIGIFYIQVNKKETDVTLQKTRVAVIMNGDRNDHSWGESHVEAMEKVAKSLNLEVAYLEHAPFGPELEPIIEAEIAKGAKVVICNSFGYGEQELNVAARHPEVKFFHATGIQTAHNLSTYFGRIYQMRYLSGLVAGMMTKTNEVGYVAAFPISEVNRGINAFAMGVQKVNPEAKVFVSWTHSWVSDSTATEATNKLLNNHDVDVLTVHTDALAPYEIAEKRDVWIIGYNLDNQERYPKRFLTAPVWRWENFYEPRLLEVLQNKFTSRSYWLGAESGMIELSPMTASVPSSVKAMVESEKQKIADGVFDVFYGPVYDTEGNVRVEAGESMTDEDMLNHFDWYVKGVVNE; from the coding sequence ATGAAACAGTTTGCTTTAATTACGCTTGCGATTGTAATCGCTATTGTAATCGGCATCTTCTATATTCAGGTGAATAAGAAGGAAACGGATGTGACCTTGCAGAAGACCCGAGTGGCGGTAATCATGAATGGTGACCGCAATGACCATAGCTGGGGCGAATCTCATGTGGAAGCCATGGAGAAGGTGGCCAAGTCCTTGAACCTGGAAGTTGCCTATCTTGAACACGCGCCCTTCGGTCCGGAATTGGAGCCCATTATAGAAGCGGAAATTGCCAAGGGTGCCAAGGTGGTTATCTGCAATTCCTTTGGCTATGGCGAACAGGAACTGAATGTGGCCGCTAGGCATCCGGAAGTAAAGTTCTTCCATGCAACTGGTATCCAGACCGCCCATAATTTGTCAACCTACTTTGGACGAATTTATCAGATGCGTTACCTGTCTGGCCTGGTGGCTGGCATGATGACCAAAACCAACGAAGTTGGCTATGTGGCCGCTTTCCCCATCTCTGAGGTGAATCGCGGTATTAACGCCTTTGCCATGGGGGTTCAGAAAGTGAATCCCGAGGCTAAGGTTTTTGTCAGCTGGACTCATTCCTGGGTCAGCGATTCTACTGCGACGGAAGCAACCAACAAGCTGTTGAACAACCATGATGTGGACGTGTTGACCGTGCATACGGATGCCCTTGCCCCATATGAAATTGCGGAAAAGAGGGACGTCTGGATTATCGGTTACAACTTGGATAATCAGGAACGCTATCCTAAGCGTTTCTTGACGGCGCCTGTTTGGCGTTGGGAAAATTTCTACGAGCCCCGCCTTCTGGAAGTACTCCAGAATAAGTTCACAAGCCGTTCGTATTGGCTGGGTGCTGAGTCTGGCATGATTGAGCTTTCTCCCATGACCGCTTCTGTGCCTAGCTCTGTGAAGGCCATGGTGGAATCGGAAAAGCAGAAAATTGCCGATGGTGTTTTTGATGTATTCTATGGTCCGGTCTATGACACGGAAGGAAACGTTCGCGTTGAGGCTGGAGAAAGCATGACGGATGAAGACATGCTGAACCATTTTGATTGGTATGTGAAGGGTGTTGTAAATGAGTAA
- a CDS encoding BMP family ABC transporter substrate-binding protein — MSKRIKFAVAVVMVALLVVIFNMVNGFEGKKEEVENNVIGLILPGAITEEGWNGDHYKSVKSVSDELGVELLVEENVKEGSGQIAAATKRLIAAGAKMIILGSFNFPAEIEEDMRVHQDISFYGISGELDIPNFVAYSSRAYQARYLAGVIAGLNTKTDKLGYVAAMNNSEVNRGINAFTLGARRVNPKAKVYVAWTNSWDDGVVERENVDKLVKGAGVDVLGYQQNRLNVLEESEALGVMSVAYSLKTSPYSPNVLASTVTNWAKVYKEIVQDFLQKKHSVNNYWVGADKDAIEIQFYSSAVSDSSRKVVEEILESLKNGMDVFAGPIYDNRHKKRCDKNEVISDLILRDDMSWFVDGVTIYEK; from the coding sequence ATGAGTAAGAGAATTAAATTCGCTGTTGCTGTTGTAATGGTTGCCTTGCTGGTGGTCATTTTCAATATGGTGAATGGCTTTGAGGGAAAGAAAGAAGAAGTCGAAAACAATGTGATTGGTTTGATTCTGCCGGGCGCCATTACGGAAGAAGGCTGGAATGGGGACCATTACAAGAGTGTCAAGTCGGTTTCTGATGAACTGGGCGTTGAACTCCTCGTCGAGGAAAACGTGAAGGAAGGCTCCGGCCAGATTGCTGCTGCCACAAAGCGCTTGATTGCCGCTGGTGCCAAGATGATTATTCTGGGCAGTTTCAACTTTCCCGCAGAGATTGAAGAAGATATGAGAGTCCATCAGGATATCTCCTTCTATGGCATTTCCGGTGAATTGGATATTCCCAATTTCGTCGCTTATTCTTCCCGCGCCTACCAGGCTCGCTATCTGGCGGGGGTGATTGCTGGATTGAATACCAAGACGGATAAGTTGGGTTACGTTGCTGCTATGAACAATAGTGAAGTCAATCGCGGAATCAACGCCTTCACTTTAGGTGCCCGCCGAGTGAATCCCAAGGCCAAGGTTTATGTGGCATGGACCAATTCCTGGGATGATGGCGTCGTGGAACGTGAAAACGTCGACAAGCTGGTAAAGGGTGCTGGTGTAGATGTTTTAGGTTACCAGCAGAATCGTTTGAATGTTCTTGAAGAATCCGAAGCCTTGGGCGTTATGTCTGTGGCTTATAGCCTGAAGACTTCTCCCTATTCTCCTAATGTTCTTGCCTCCACGGTGACGAACTGGGCCAAGGTCTATAAGGAAATTGTTCAGGACTTCCTGCAGAAAAAGCATAGCGTGAATAACTATTGGGTGGGTGCGGATAAGGATGCTATTGAAATTCAGTTCTATTCCAGTGCGGTAAGCGATTCTTCCAGGAAGGTGGTGGAAGAAATTCTGGAATCCTTGAAGAACGGGATGGACGTCTTTGCAGGTCCCATCTATGACAATCGCCACAAGAAGCGTTGTGACAAGAATGAAGTCATCAGTGACTTGATTCTGAGGGATGATATGAGCTGGTTCGTAGATGGAGTGACAATCTATGAAAAGTAG
- a CDS encoding response regulator has product MKSSSRNKLFVWMAFFTAILCSVGFLLQDKLRALFVDYVSSQVSAQATTMANLVNEKISVQLKSLNGISYEVERDNAYVTKVLDAYMGKEEGVSFGILALDGKLVSGDTAVQVTSKDFSGITRSFRGNPAASYCKGKGFLLSTPIYRKRNVRYVLYKLYDEVNAQKHFSSDCYGGRCYTSIRDEYSEVVIGSDNKELAENPVWQGDNFSEIRGKLKNLLNISVAAAVRENVEGKAYFFFMADLELPGLSLVGMVPEDVAAQGVENITALIIWVFGLLLILFIIGFGYIFVSERKAKESDELRHAKYLAEKASTAKSQFLANMSHEIRTPINGILGMDTMLLKECKDPQLKEYAQNIQSAGNTLLSLINDVLDISKIESGKMEIVPVEYNLFSILNDSYNMVAMRARDKSLKLEMKVDPTIPAALFGDEVRIRQVINNLLSNAVKYTGQGGIVFSMDFQRIGGQGPTAVSDQSLINLVISVKDTGMGIREEDKGKLFNSFQRLDMEKNRSVEGTGLGLNLTKHLVELMDGSITVESEYGVGSTFTVVIPQKVKKEIPIGDFGSRYKESVDISTEPVNRFHAPSAHILVVDDVPMNLRVMIGLLKETEIKIDTADNGMEALEKIKRTRYDVIFLDHMMPVMDGIETLAVMKALSENPNVKTPVVMLTANAIVGAKDTYLKEGFTDYLTKPVREESLLAMLLKYLPVSLVERAAPPQKTEDEMLDDHEVSHAAVKPITSAVTNQRDVIRTQVLDTPKAPETASSSNGVGSSRLKALGASGFADISIGLGYCMNDEDFYEEMLQEFCNDVKIDPLNDAMEKGDFENYRVMVHALKSTSLTIGAVDLSSLAKSMEFACKEGRYEFVTKNHNELIQQYSNFLKVLKDILDGRAN; this is encoded by the coding sequence ATGAAAAGTAGTAGCAGAAATAAACTGTTTGTCTGGATGGCTTTCTTTACAGCCATCCTGTGCTCCGTGGGCTTCTTACTTCAGGATAAGCTGCGAGCCCTCTTTGTAGATTACGTTTCCAGCCAGGTAAGCGCCCAGGCCACGACCATGGCGAATCTGGTCAACGAGAAGATTTCTGTCCAGTTGAAATCCCTCAATGGAATTTCTTATGAGGTGGAAAGGGACAATGCCTATGTAACCAAGGTTCTGGATGCTTACATGGGTAAGGAAGAAGGCGTCTCCTTTGGTATTCTGGCTTTGGACGGAAAGTTGGTGAGCGGCGATACTGCAGTCCAGGTGACCTCCAAGGACTTCTCCGGAATTACACGATCCTTCCGTGGTAATCCTGCAGCCAGTTATTGCAAGGGCAAGGGCTTCCTGCTCAGTACGCCTATTTATCGTAAACGCAACGTGCGTTACGTTCTTTATAAGCTCTATGATGAAGTCAATGCGCAAAAGCATTTTAGTTCCGACTGCTATGGAGGTCGCTGCTATACTTCTATTCGCGATGAATACAGTGAAGTGGTGATTGGTTCCGACAATAAGGAACTGGCCGAAAATCCTGTTTGGCAGGGGGATAACTTCTCTGAGATTCGCGGAAAGTTAAAGAACTTGCTGAACATTTCCGTGGCGGCCGCTGTTCGTGAAAATGTCGAAGGCAAGGCTTACTTCTTCTTTATGGCAGACTTGGAGCTGCCGGGCCTTTCTTTAGTGGGCATGGTTCCCGAAGATGTGGCTGCCCAAGGGGTAGAGAATATTACCGCCCTCATCATATGGGTGTTTGGCTTGCTTCTGATTCTTTTCATCATTGGTTTTGGATACATCTTCGTGTCTGAACGCAAGGCCAAGGAAAGCGATGAACTGCGCCATGCCAAGTACCTGGCAGAAAAGGCTAGTACAGCAAAGAGCCAGTTCCTTGCCAACATGAGTCATGAAATCCGTACGCCCATTAACGGCATTCTCGGTATGGATACCATGCTCCTGAAGGAATGTAAGGACCCGCAACTCAAGGAATATGCACAGAATATCCAGAGTGCTGGCAATACCTTGCTGTCCCTCATTAACGACGTGCTGGACATTTCCAAGATCGAGTCTGGTAAGATGGAAATCGTGCCGGTGGAATACAACTTGTTCTCTATCCTGAATGATAGCTACAACATGGTGGCCATGCGTGCTAGGGATAAATCCCTGAAGTTGGAAATGAAGGTGGACCCCACGATTCCTGCAGCACTCTTTGGCGATGAAGTTCGTATCCGTCAGGTGATTAACAATTTGCTTTCCAATGCGGTGAAGTACACCGGCCAGGGTGGCATTGTATTCAGTATGGATTTCCAGAGAATCGGTGGTCAGGGCCCTACGGCGGTTTCCGATCAGAGTTTGATTAACCTGGTGATTTCCGTTAAGGATACTGGCATGGGTATTCGTGAAGAGGATAAGGGAAAACTCTTCAATAGCTTCCAGCGACTGGATATGGAAAAGAATCGCAGCGTGGAAGGCACGGGCCTGGGCCTGAACTTGACAAAGCATCTGGTGGAGTTGATGGATGGTTCCATTACGGTGGAAAGCGAGTACGGCGTGGGCTCCACGTTTACCGTAGTCATTCCCCAGAAGGTCAAGAAGGAAATTCCCATTGGCGACTTCGGCTCTCGCTATAAGGAATCTGTGGATATCTCTACGGAACCTGTCAACCGATTCCATGCACCTTCCGCCCATATCCTGGTGGTGGACGATGTGCCCATGAATTTGCGCGTGATGATTGGTCTCCTGAAGGAAACTGAAATCAAGATTGATACCGCGGACAATGGTATGGAAGCTCTGGAAAAGATCAAGCGTACTCGTTACGATGTGATTTTCCTGGACCACATGATGCCTGTCATGGATGGCATTGAAACTCTTGCCGTGATGAAGGCTTTGTCTGAAAATCCCAACGTGAAAACACCTGTGGTCATGTTGACCGCAAATGCAATCGTAGGTGCGAAGGATACTTACCTGAAGGAAGGCTTTACGGATTACTTGACCAAGCCTGTCCGTGAGGAATCCCTGTTGGCAATGCTTTTGAAGTATTTGCCCGTGAGCCTGGTAGAACGAGCCGCTCCTCCCCAGAAGACGGAAGACGAAATGCTGGACGATCATGAAGTGTCGCACGCTGCGGTGAAACCGATTACCAGTGCCGTTACGAACCAGAGGGATGTAATTCGTACGCAGGTGCTGGATACTCCGAAAGCGCCTGAAACCGCCTCTAGTTCAAACGGGGTGGGCTCCAGCCGCTTAAAGGCTTTGGGCGCATCTGGCTTTGCTGATATTTCTATTGGTCTTGGCTATTGCATGAACGATGAAGATTTCTATGAGGAAATGCTGCAGGAATTCTGCAATGACGTGAAGATTGATCCCTTGAACGACGCCATGGAAAAAGGTGACTTTGAAAACTATCGCGTCATGGTTCACGCCCTGAAGAGCACCTCCCTGACGATCGGTGCAGTGGACTTATCCAGCTTGGCAAAGTCTATGGAATTTGCCTGCAAGGAAGGTCGTTACGAGTTTGTGACCAAGAATCATAATGAACTGATTCAGCAGTACAGCAACTTCTTGAAGGTGCTGAAGGATATTCTGGATGGAAGAGCAAATTGA
- a CDS encoding NUDIX domain-containing protein: MEEQIDVLNPDGTFAGYARGRTEVHAKGLWHRTVHIWAFDKAGRILFQLRAKVKENNPGLLDTSCAGHISAGDTSRNAAVRELREELGVTKRPEDLEYLFESGHESVLNGGAYLDNEYYDTYKIVLSDEEANSLVPQPGEVDDFVWMTREEFFAKHKLNPEKFVDHPKDYVWLESGCV, from the coding sequence ATGGAAGAGCAAATTGATGTCTTGAATCCGGACGGAACTTTTGCAGGTTACGCCCGCGGTCGCACTGAGGTTCACGCAAAGGGCCTGTGGCACAGAACCGTTCATATCTGGGCTTTCGATAAGGCTGGACGCATTCTGTTCCAGTTGCGTGCGAAGGTCAAGGAAAACAACCCGGGGCTTCTGGATACGAGCTGCGCTGGCCACATTTCCGCCGGCGATACAAGCCGTAACGCTGCTGTCCGTGAACTGCGGGAAGAGCTGGGCGTCACCAAGCGTCCCGAAGATCTGGAATATCTTTTCGAGTCCGGACATGAGAGCGTGTTGAACGGCGGCGCCTATCTGGACAACGAGTATTATGACACCTACAAGATTGTCCTGTCTGATGAAGAGGCCAATTCCCTGGTGCCCCAGCCCGGCGAAGTAGATGATTTCGTCTGGATGACTCGTGAAGAATTTTTCGCCAAGCACAAGCTGAATCCCGAGAAGTTCGTGGACCACCCGAAGGATTACGTCTGGCTGGAGAGCGGCTGTGTATAA
- a CDS encoding patatin family protein, with amino-acid sequence MYKDIALVLEGGGMRGAYSGGVLDALHDAGLKFGGYAGTSAGATHICSFLSEQRERNLRIDTIHSKDPRYRGFKWLLKTGDFFPREFCYVTIPRELDPFDYAKFEENAKISPFYCVATNVETGEGEYLLTQEVDTGDGLECVRASASLPLMSKIVELRGKKLLDGGVADSIPFQFMERQGFKKQVVILTQQDGYVKKPNPMIPLFKIVYRKYPKFVEAAATRHIRYNEATARLKEYEAAGKSFVFRPSEPFQISRLEKDTNKLVELYKMGLRDGERNLSALKEFLERP; translated from the coding sequence GTGTATAAGGACATTGCGTTAGTCCTGGAAGGTGGCGGCATGCGTGGTGCCTATTCCGGCGGTGTTTTGGATGCACTTCACGATGCGGGCCTCAAGTTTGGCGGTTACGCCGGGACTTCTGCAGGCGCTACCCACATTTGCAGTTTCCTTTCGGAACAGCGTGAACGCAATCTCCGGATTGACACAATCCACTCGAAGGATCCCCGCTATCGCGGCTTCAAGTGGTTGCTAAAAACGGGAGACTTCTTCCCTCGGGAATTCTGCTACGTCACTATCCCTCGGGAACTGGATCCTTTTGACTACGCCAAGTTCGAGGAGAACGCCAAGATTTCTCCCTTCTATTGCGTGGCCACCAACGTCGAAACCGGCGAGGGCGAGTACCTCTTGACGCAGGAAGTGGACACGGGCGATGGCCTGGAGTGTGTACGTGCGTCGGCCTCGCTTCCCCTCATGAGTAAGATCGTCGAACTCCGCGGGAAGAAACTTCTGGATGGAGGCGTTGCCGATAGCATTCCCTTTCAGTTTATGGAACGCCAGGGCTTTAAAAAGCAGGTGGTCATCTTGACGCAACAGGATGGCTATGTGAAAAAGCCCAACCCCATGATTCCGCTGTTCAAGATTGTCTACCGCAAGTATCCCAAGTTCGTGGAGGCTGCGGCCACCCGACATATCCGTTATAACGAAGCTACCGCCAGGCTGAAAGAGTATGAAGCCGCCGGCAAGTCCTTCGTGTTCCGCCCCAGCGAGCCCTTCCAGATTTCCCGTCTGGAAAAGGACACCAATAAGCTGGTGGAACTGTACAAGATGGGCCTTCGTGATGGTGAACGTAATCTGTCCGCCTTGAAGGAATTCCTGGAAAGGCCTTAA
- a CDS encoding GGDEF domain-containing protein encodes MKKVVRKRLNMTGIMLDLNGFKAINDTQGHSVGDQALISAAEIFRRGVEDLGIVIRYAGDEFIIMINSQDDIDISTCMSNIRDGFQEFNKNSGASYKLSVSMGFCKLNLDAISVDEFLNEIDSRMYEDKKAYYAKNTQVDRRRS; translated from the coding sequence CTGAAGAAGGTGGTGAGAAAGCGCTTGAACATGACCGGCATTATGCTTGACCTGAATGGCTTCAAGGCCATCAATGATACCCAAGGTCATTCCGTCGGTGACCAGGCCCTGATTTCGGCGGCAGAGATTTTCCGCCGTGGTGTTGAAGACCTGGGCATCGTGATTCGCTATGCGGGGGATGAATTCATCATCATGATCAACAGCCAGGATGACATTGACATTTCTACCTGCATGTCCAACATTCGCGATGGATTCCAGGAATTCAATAAAAACTCCGGCGCTTCCTACAAGTTGTCCGTATCCATGGGCTTTTGCAAACTGAATCTTGACGCCATCTCCGTGGATGAATTTCTGAACGAAATCGATTCCCGCATGTACGAGGATAAGAAGGCCTATTACGCCAAGAACACCCAAGTGGATCGCCGCCGTAGTTAG
- a CDS encoding O-acetylhomoserine aminocarboxypropyltransferase/cysteine synthase family protein — translation MANLETLCVQAGWTPKKGEPRVLPIYQSTTFKYDTSAQMADLFDLKESGYFYTRLQNPTNDAVASKIAQLEGGVGAMLTSSGQAANFYAVFNICEAGDHFISTSAIYGGTSNLFSVTMKKLGIECTFIDQDASDEEIEKAFRPNTKCVFGETVANPAGKILDLERFSNIAHKHGVPMIVDNTFPTPILCRPFEFGVDIVTHSTTKYMDGHAMAVGGAVVDSGNFDWEAHHDKFKGLTEPDPSYHGLRYTQAFGKLCYITKATVQLMRDLGSIQSPQNAFLLNVGLETLFLRMPRHCENALAAAKWLKNHPKVAWVDYAGLEDNASYALAQKQFKGGLPCGVLTFGIKGGRDKSIQFMDALKLVCIVTHVADARSCVLHPASHTHRQLTDEQLIEAGVAPDLIRFSVGIENIDDIIADLEQALAQV, via the coding sequence ATGGCAAATCTCGAAACTTTGTGCGTTCAGGCTGGTTGGACCCCCAAGAAGGGCGAACCCCGCGTGCTCCCCATCTACCAGAGCACCACTTTCAAGTACGACACTTCCGCCCAGATGGCAGACCTGTTCGACCTGAAGGAATCCGGCTACTTCTACACCCGCCTGCAGAACCCCACCAACGACGCTGTTGCTAGCAAGATCGCCCAGCTGGAAGGTGGCGTAGGTGCCATGCTTACTTCCTCCGGTCAGGCTGCAAATTTCTACGCAGTATTCAACATCTGCGAAGCTGGCGACCACTTCATTTCCACTTCCGCAATCTATGGCGGTACCAGCAACCTCTTCAGCGTTACCATGAAGAAGCTGGGCATCGAATGCACCTTTATCGACCAGGACGCTTCCGATGAAGAAATCGAGAAGGCTTTCCGTCCCAACACCAAGTGCGTCTTCGGCGAAACTGTTGCAAACCCCGCCGGCAAGATTCTTGACCTGGAACGCTTTTCCAATATCGCCCATAAGCATGGCGTGCCCATGATCGTGGACAACACTTTCCCCACCCCGATTCTTTGCCGTCCTTTTGAATTCGGTGTGGATATCGTGACCCACTCTACCACCAAGTACATGGACGGTCATGCCATGGCTGTGGGTGGCGCTGTGGTTGACAGCGGTAACTTTGACTGGGAAGCCCATCACGACAAGTTCAAGGGCCTCACCGAACCGGATCCCTCTTACCATGGTCTTCGTTACACTCAGGCTTTCGGCAAGCTCTGCTACATCACCAAGGCTACTGTGCAGCTCATGCGCGACCTGGGTTCCATTCAGAGCCCGCAGAACGCATTCCTCCTGAATGTTGGCCTGGAAACTCTGTTCCTCCGCATGCCCCGTCATTGCGAAAACGCTCTGGCCGCCGCCAAGTGGCTGAAGAACCACCCGAAGGTTGCCTGGGTGGACTACGCCGGTCTCGAAGACAACGCTTCCTACGCTCTGGCCCAGAAGCAGTTCAAGGGCGGCCTGCCCTGTGGCGTGCTCACCTTCGGTATCAAGGGTGGCCGCGATAAGTCCATCCAGTTCATGGATGCCCTGAAGCTGGTTTGCATCGTGACCCATGTGGCCGACGCCCGTAGCTGCGTGCTCCATCCGGCTAGCCACACTCACCGCCAGCTCACCGATGAACAGCTCATCGAAGCAGGCGTTGCTCCTGACCTGATCCGCTTCAGCGTAGGTATCGAAAACATTGACGATATCATCGCCGATTTGGAACAGGCTTTGGCACAGGTGTAA
- a CDS encoding EcoRI family type II restriction endonuclease gives MAKKNQSKRLTSQHKESKGAKGIFGDEAKYHDMDVSDLSVLAKDLLEKDYPQLVFRYRKSVSKKEINESLAQIDPELGQTLFVEDSSIKPDGGIIEVKDDNGNWRIVLVSEAKRQGKDIENIKQGKLVGKKNDQDIMNAGNAIERAHKNISEIANFMLKESYFPYVLFLEGSNFLTKDVVVERPDGRMVTLACNSGAINRIDRLTASNYGMPINKNLCKNKVIQVDDSCVMLHAASLYTQGDGKRWSIKDMIKVMLDVAKTSLQMLGRDLFKQLTKS, from the coding sequence ATGGCAAAAAAGAATCAATCAAAACGTTTGACTAGCCAGCATAAGGAATCCAAAGGAGCGAAGGGTATTTTTGGGGACGAGGCAAAGTATCATGACATGGACGTGTCCGACCTCTCCGTTCTGGCCAAGGATCTTCTAGAAAAAGATTATCCGCAGTTGGTCTTTAGATACAGGAAAAGCGTTTCCAAGAAAGAAATAAATGAATCCCTAGCTCAAATTGACCCTGAATTAGGACAGACTCTTTTTGTTGAAGATTCAAGTATCAAGCCGGATGGTGGAATAATTGAGGTTAAGGATGATAATGGTAACTGGCGTATAGTTTTAGTTTCTGAGGCTAAACGCCAGGGTAAGGATATTGAAAATATCAAGCAAGGAAAGTTGGTTGGCAAAAAAAATGATCAGGATATAATGAATGCAGGGAACGCCATCGAGCGAGCCCATAAAAACATTTCAGAAATAGCAAATTTTATGTTAAAGGAATCCTATTTCCCCTATGTCCTTTTCTTGGAGGGTTCCAATTTTTTGACAAAAGATGTTGTGGTTGAAAGGCCTGATGGGAGAATGGTTACTTTGGCTTGTAATTCAGGTGCTATCAATAGAATTGATCGCCTAACGGCGTCAAACTATGGTATGCCGATAAACAAGAATCTATGTAAGAACAAGGTTATCCAAGTTGACGATTCTTGTGTAATGCTCCATGCAGCATCTCTTTATACCCAGGGAGACGGAAAACGCTGGAGTATCAAGGATATGATTAAGGTTATGCTGGATGTTGCGAAAACGTCCTTGCAAATGCTAGGAAGAGACTTGTTCAAACAACTGACAAAATCGTAA
- a CDS encoding adenine-specific methyltransferase EcoRI family protein, with protein MVRKVNHSLLDNAKVQKKDEFYTQLSDIERELQYYKKHFKNKTVFCNCDDVKVSNFYKYFVEHFEELGLKRLICACYKKNEPDLFSKTESAFYYEYTGKEKKYPAKKDVSFFKGDGDFRSKESIELLKKADIVVTNPPFSLFREFVSQLDEFNKKFLIISNINAITYKEVFALIKENKVWMGVNMGRGISGFIVPDHYELYGLETKINEAGERIISPNNCMWLTNLDNAQRHEFIPLTKEYCGNESAYPRFDNYNAINVNKTQDIPMDYKGIMGVPITFLHRFNPDQFKIIKFRKGDDDRDLAINGKPTYFRILIQGC; from the coding sequence ATGGTTCGTAAAGTAAATCATTCCCTTTTAGATAATGCCAAGGTACAAAAAAAGGATGAGTTTTATACGCAGCTTTCGGATATCGAAAGAGAGTTGCAATATTACAAAAAACATTTTAAGAACAAAACTGTTTTCTGTAACTGTGATGATGTAAAAGTCAGCAATTTCTACAAATACTTTGTGGAGCATTTTGAAGAACTTGGCTTGAAAAGGCTAATTTGCGCATGCTACAAAAAGAATGAACCAGACTTATTTTCTAAAACAGAGTCTGCGTTCTACTACGAATATACTGGCAAAGAAAAAAAATATCCAGCTAAGAAGGATGTATCTTTCTTCAAGGGCGATGGCGATTTTCGCAGTAAGGAAAGTATTGAACTGCTGAAAAAAGCGGACATTGTTGTTACGAATCCTCCTTTTTCGTTATTTAGAGAATTTGTCTCTCAGCTAGATGAATTCAACAAGAAATTTCTGATAATAAGTAATATAAATGCGATTACTTATAAGGAGGTTTTTGCGCTCATCAAGGAAAATAAAGTTTGGATGGGTGTGAATATGGGACGAGGCATTTCGGGATTTATCGTTCCCGATCATTATGAGCTTTATGGCCTAGAGACTAAGATAAATGAGGCTGGAGAAAGAATTATATCTCCGAACAATTGTATGTGGCTCACGAATCTAGACAATGCCCAAAGACATGAATTTATTCCTTTGACCAAGGAATATTGTGGAAACGAAAGTGCCTATCCTCGTTTTGACAATTATAACGCGATTAATGTAAATAAAACCCAGGATATTCCTATGGATTATAAGGGAATTATGGGGGTTCCCATTACATTCTTGCACAGATTCAATCCAGACCAATTCAAAATCATCAAATTTCGCAAAGGAGATGATGACCGGGACTTGGCGATAAACGGCAAACCGACATATTTTAGAATATTGATTCAAGGGTGCTGA
- a CDS encoding DMT family transporter has protein sequence MGIKTSSGSLAVWHLFAIITILFWGTSFVSTKVLINHGFSAVQIFTIRFAATYLMLLVVGLRNIRFRSNSWKDELFFLLGGVTGCTIYFWSENTALTISQSSNVSLIVCTNPLLIMLVGVFLFKREQLCKRQIAGSFITFLGMILVVLNGKFVLKLSPVGDMLAFGAAIAWTVYSYSTESVRSKYSTLFAIRKIFFYGFLTSLPIFALDYFGLGTEGNFVAHPIPWDAFKEPVVIGNFLCLCIFSNLFGYLIWNKVMERLGTVLASNYIFALPLITIITAAITIGEHISSVAIAGAAAIVTGMIMAEYKKR, from the coding sequence ATGGGCATCAAGACATCTTCGGGTTCCTTGGCGGTGTGGCATCTTTTTGCCATTATCACCATTTTGTTCTGGGGCACAAGCTTCGTGAGCACCAAGGTGCTGATCAACCACGGTTTTTCCGCGGTGCAGATTTTCACCATCCGCTTCGCGGCAACTTATTTGATGCTGCTGGTAGTAGGGTTACGAAATATTCGCTTCCGCTCCAACAGCTGGAAAGATGAACTATTCTTCCTGCTAGGCGGCGTCACCGGCTGCACCATCTACTTCTGGTCGGAAAACACCGCCCTCACCATTTCACAGAGCAGCAACGTTTCCCTGATCGTATGCACCAACCCCCTGTTGATCATGCTGGTGGGCGTATTCCTCTTTAAGCGGGAGCAGTTGTGCAAACGACAAATCGCAGGTTCCTTCATCACCTTCCTTGGAATGATCCTGGTGGTCCTTAACGGGAAATTCGTGCTGAAACTCTCCCCCGTAGGCGACATGCTGGCCTTCGGCGCAGCCATTGCCTGGACCGTCTATTCCTACTCCACGGAATCGGTTCGGAGCAAGTATTCCACCCTATTCGCCATCCGAAAAATTTTCTTCTATGGATTTTTGACATCCCTTCCCATTTTCGCATTGGACTACTTCGGCCTTGGAACCGAAGGGAATTTCGTCGCACATCCTATTCCATGGGACGCCTTCAAGGAACCGGTGGTCATAGGCAACTTTTTATGCCTCTGCATTTTCAGCAACCTGTTTGGTTACCTGATCTGGAATAAAGTAATGGAAAGGTTGGGAACAGTTCTTGCTTCCAACTACATTTTCGCCCTCCCTCTCATTACCATCATTACGGCAGCCATCACCATCGGGGAACACATTTCCTCCGTAGCCATTGCAGGTGCCGCCGCCATTGTGACTGGCATGATCATGGCGGAATACAAGAAACGATAA